One Streptomyces umbrinus genomic window, GCATGCCTGCCTCGAACCACCACCCTTCGGACGGAGAGCCTTCGGGCGAGTCGGGATCGAAGTACTTGGGTCCTCCGTCGTACTGCGATGCGGGCGGCAAGAGCAGGCCGCCCCACCGCTCTTGATAGGCCACCATCCGGTCGATCACCGCAGCCGGGATTTCCCGATCAAGCCACCACTGCCTGTGCTCCGCAACCGGCCGGACGTCGACCTTGACGCCGTGCGCACTGACAAAGGACCGAGCTCTTCGGGTCAGCCCGTCGGGCACATCGTTGATGAGGCGAAGATTCACCAAGAGGACGCTACTGGGTCTGGCGACACGGCTGTCGGCCGTCCGGTTGCCGATGCGGTCGAAAATCGGTGGCCGCCCAGACCCGGCCGGCCCCACGCTGTGGGCCATGGAAGAACCGCACCGCCGGATCCGCGCAGTCCACTCGAAATCCACGATCACCGGCTACCAGGCGTACGCCCCCGAAATCGGCCTGCCCTCCGTACGCGAGGACCGCTTTCCCTCCGCGTGGAAGGGCGACCGCATGACATGGATCACCAAGCCGCGTTCAAGCTCTTTTCCACAGCTGGGAAGCGGTGGCAGCGGCACCTGCGAGCACAGGTCGTGCGAACTGCCGGATCGATGACGCCAAGGAGCGCCTGCCACCCGCAGCACTCACTGTTTGGGGCTAGAGGCGGACGGAGATCTCCACGGCAACGTCGTCCCCTGCCGAGATGCCCTGTCGCTTGCGTACGGCGGCCTTGAGCGGCAGCAGGTAGCGGCCGTCCTTGGGGAAGAGCGACGTCTCGAAGGCGACTTCGCCGATCCGTGCCTCGACCGGGATCACCCCCCAGCCGTACGAAGCCATCGCGGCCACCTCGCGGATGTCTGCGGACTCCTCATCCGGCACAGGGACGAAGTAGTACGGCGACGGCCCGCGCCACTCGACCACCCGGCCTGCGAAGGCCAGCTCCACCGTGTCAGTCCTTTCGCCAGGACGGCCAAGTCACACTCGGTGTACATGCCGTGCCGCCGCTCCTCGTTGAGAGCGACCAGTAGGCCCTCACAGAGGGGAAAGGCATCCCCTTCGCCCGGTCGGCCGCAGCCCACGAATGTCTCGGCCAGCCTGTCACTGCCGCTCACGGTGGCCAGGCTAGAGCTGGAGTGGAGTACTGCCCACCGGATCAGGCGGTGACGGCGATCACTCCCACCACGACCGTGGCTTGGCCTCGCGGAGTGCAAGCCCTGAGATGGGCTGTGAGCGAGGCTTGACGTGAGCCTCCCGGTCGGATGCCCAGTAACGGGTCAGCGCAGCGGTGAGCACGAGTTGAGGGGCGCTGGCGTTGTCAGTGGTCCGCCATAGGCTCAGTCCCGTTCGAAGGCAGGCAGCGGCGGATGGGAAGACGTGAGTTTTGATCTTGCGGTGTGGTTCGAGCCCGAGCGGGTCTCGGCCTCTGACGCCGCCGGGAAGTATGAGCGGCTGTGTGGCAGCGACCTCGCAGGGGCGGGAGTCGTCGCGAGCGAGGCCGTATCTGCGTTCCATCAGGCGCTGATCATGGATTTCCCGGAGCTCTCGTCTGCCGGGGACGACTGTCAACAGGTGGCGGTGTCGCCGTGGACGGCAGGCCTCGATGTCTCTGCCGCTCATGTGCTCATGCCCATGTCGTGGAGTCGGGCCAGTGAGACGGCGCCCGAGGTAGTGGCCCTCGCCGGCCGCCATGGACTGGTCTGTTTCGACCCGCAGGCGGAGGTGCTTCACCTCCCGCCCGCGCTGCGCGGGGCAGATGGATTGAGTCTTCAGCCGTGCGTCGGGCTGAAGGTCGAGGACCCGGACCCTGATGTGATCGAACGTGCCGTACGCCGTTTGTCCTCGGAGAACTGGTTCTTGATTCTGGAGAAGCGGCTGGGCCGCTACCTCCAGGTCGGTCAAGGGCCGAACGCGGGCCTGTCCGCAGGCGGATTTGCTGTCGAACACCGGGATGGTTCGCCGGACCGGCACTACCGGTGCGTACTGAGCGAGAAGGACCAAGTAGCAACGATCTTCGCTGACTTCGCTTCAGGCGAGGCCGCATGGAGCGTGGACACGCGATGGGACAAGGTGTCGATGTAGCCGGTGTGAGCCCGCTGCGTCCGAAGCAACTGCCCCGAATGCGGTCTGTGAGCGCGGCTTGACCCGGCTCACCAAGCAGCATCCACAGGCTCAATCAGCAACCGAGCCGCTCCTTCCATCGCGTGGAGGTCGATCGCGTTGAGGTCGATGTCCCCGAGGGAGATGCCTCTCAGGGATCCTCCGAAGGGGCGGCGCGTTGGGCTTCCCAGACCGATCGCAGTGTGGCGACCGCTCGTTGCGCTTCGTCGTGGGGGTTCGGGCGCGGGGCGGGGATCCGGGGGCCGGCCAGGTCCTGGCCGGTGAGCGATTGTGCGGGGACGGTGGTCCAGTCGGTCCGGTTTGCCACGGCGACGTGGCCGTGCTCGTGTGCCGCTTCGTCCTGCCAGTCGTCGGGGGGTGCCATGAGGACACGGAGTGACTGTTCGTCGAGCCACTCCAGGCCCAGAACCTGACGGCCGAGCCAGTGCTCGATGAGAGAGACGACCGCGCCCGTCTTGAGGTGCAGAAGTAGTAGCTCGCCCTCGAAGAAGTAGCCGCCGTCGTACCTTCCGGTGCCTACCGCGAGCAGCGGACGCCTGGGATGGAAGGCCATCGCGTGGACGGGGAAGCGTGAGCGGATGAGCGCGCTGCGGGCGAAATAGCGGCTCTGGTAGACCGCGACCGGCGTGGTTCCGGCGTCCGCATCCGTGCCTGCCACCGCCAGAAGGCCGCGCCGCTCGTCATGGACGACCAGGAGCGGGTCGCCGATCCCGAGGAATGCCCAGCCGTCGGGGGGATGTTCGCCGGAAGCCGCCATGCCGTGATCTTCTCAACTACCCGGTTGTGCAGGGTAGTCGTCAATGCGAGATCGTGAACCGGTGATGAAGCGGCTCAAGAAGGCGGACCCGGCGGAGCAACCCGTTCGTGAACAGACGCTTTCCGCGTATCAACAGGCCCTGCGGGACCGGCTCCTCGCCGCCCCTGTGATGCCCGCGCCCGACCCCTGGCGGCCTGTCTTCGAGTACGAGTACGGCGTCCCTGTCGGCGGACTTCTCGGGATCGGCTTCGCGTCGCACCCCGAGAGCGGCCGTGACCTGGTGATGGTCGTCTCCGGCGACGGTCATGGCCTCTTCGACGCCGTCACCGGGGAGAAGATCGCCAGGGACCGCGACCCCGATCCCGAGGACAGCACCCCCGACGCGGTCGCTGACCTGTCCTGCCCCGGACTGGGACCGGTCGCCGGCAGCCGCGTACACATCGCAGGGCTCTTCGGCGGAGGGTTGCACACCACGACCGGGGACGGCTGGACCCTGGAGGTTGTCACCCCGGCCTGGCCCAACGATCGTGTGCTGCTCTCGATCGACGGCGGACTCCCTCACTCCGGCCCGCACGGAGAACGGTGGTGGCACATCTTCCACTCCACGTACTCGGAATTTCGAGCCTTCGGATTCTCTCCCTCCGGAGAGACCATCGCCGTCGCGACGAGCAGTGATGTGTCTTTGTGGACCCGCCGCCCTGAGCACAGCAACGGCAGCAGCGACGCTCAACGCTGACCGGTCCGCGACGCGGGCCCGCTCCCACCGAGAAGGGATGGCGATGGACGAGGACGAGAGCCTGCACCGCTACGGGCTGCATCCCGCCGGCGCGAATCTCGACGAGGTTCGAGGTCTGCTCGCCGCGCGAACCCAGCGGGAGCAGCGCGCGCAGGGAGACGGTGACACGGAGCTCATGAAGCTGTGCTGCGTGCAGTTGTTCAACGCCGGGACCCTCGAAGACGTGCTCCTCATCTGGCGGGCCAAGTCCGCGAGTATGGACGCCGGCTGCTCGATCGACATCCAGTTGCTGTGCGGAAGCGGACTGGCCAGGACCAAGGCGTACCTGTCGAGCCGACACCTCCCCGAAGCCGAAGCGGCGCTTCAACGACTGCTCCGCTGTGAAGCGGCCGGGGACTTCGAGGATTTCTCCGCCGCACGGCACTCGGCCTGGTACGCCACCTACTACGCGTCGTGAAGTCCGACGCCGGTCTCCAGCAACTGTTCGAGTGGGCGTTGCGCCACGCGAGCCTGTCGAGCTACGTACGTGGAGCGCACCCCGAGCGTGATCGGCACCTGCGACCCCGTCGCTCGGGGTGGCACCGGTGCCGTGGAAGCGGCGCCTCGCCAGAGGTCACGCTTCGGTCAATTCGGCCTCGTTCGAAATGAACAGCGTTCGCGTACTCCCCGTCCTACGATCCCTCGCATGCTGATTCGCCGGACATTACGGATGATCATCGTGCTCGCTGTGACCCTCGCCGGTGTGGTCGGGGGTGGTGTGGGGATCGCGCAGGCCGAGGGGAACGGCCCGTCGGCGCACGATCGGCAGTTGCTGTTCTACAACCACTCCTACGGTGTCCTCGACCGGGAGACCGCCGACGCCATCGAGCACTCCGACTACCTGCGGGACTTCGCCAACTTCCAGGTCCGTACGACGACCGGTACCGGCGGACAGACGTGGACCGGCCGCTATCTGATGGGCCGCCAGACCTACCTCGAACTGTTCGGAGTCGGTGACATCGCCGGCCAGGACGGCACCCTCGGCTCCGCCGGGCTCGGACTCTCGACCGAGCGGGCGGGAGACCTGGTGGCGGTCACCGAGCGCCTGAAGGACGAGGGCGTCGCCGACCCCGTCGAGTTCCTCCAGACGCGTGACTTCGGTGACGGTGTCCCCGTGCCGTGGTTCGACGCCATCCTCACCACCACCGAGTACGACGCGTTCGGGGCCTGGGCGATGGAGTACCGGCCGGAGTACTTCGCCGACCCGCGCGGCAAGACCGAGCCGGCGAGCTTCCCCGGTGACGTCGGCAGGGAGCGCTACCTGTCCGACGACTACCGCACCCATCTGATGCGTGACGTGACCTCTGTCCGCCTCGCGGTCACCGAAGGCGACCTCGCCGACAACGTGCCGCTGCTGCGGGCCGGCGGGTTCGCCGTCCGGACCCTGGGCGACGGTGGCGTCGTCGCAACGCGTGGCGGGACCACGATTCGGTTCGACGCCGTCCCGCGCGACCAGGCGAGGCTGCAGCGGGTCGAGTTCTCGCTCAACCGGCCCGTCAAGGACCGGCACGTGGAGCAGATCGGCCACTCCAACCTCATCGTCGGCCCGGGCAGCCGCGCCGTGTGGACGTTCGCCGACAACGGCACCGAGTAGACAGCAGGCGGTGGGCAGGGGGCGCGCCCTGGTCAAGGGCGCGCCCCTCACGCATGAAACGTGGCGCGGGCCGTCTCGGACAGAAACTGAATCTCACGTTCCCCTCAGCGTTTTCGCCGGGACCTTGTCCGCCGAGGTGACACGCCGCAAGATCAGGTGACCGCGGGTGGGGGCATCACGACCGGTTGCCCCCCACCCGTCCGATCAGGGGGAACCGTCATACGAACTCCAAGAGCGGCCTCGCCGCTGATTGCGTCAGGCCTCGCGACGGCAGTGCTGGCGCTTGCAGTTGCCTGTACGTCCGATCAGGAGACGGACGTCGCACGTGCTTCGGAGCCTGCTACTCCCAGCACGACGGCAACCGCCGCCTCTCCCCGCCCTGAACAGGACTCAGACCCGGACCCGGACCCGGACTCCGCTAAGTCCCCACCCGAGTTGGACGGCTCCGAGACCGTCGTCGCACGTCAGGGTGAGACCCGTGGTGCCGGCACCTTCG contains:
- a CDS encoding DUF4291 family protein; the encoded protein is MEEPHRRIRAVHSKSTITGYQAYAPEIGLPSVREDRFPSAWKGDRMTWITKPRSSSFPQLGSGGSGTCEHRSCELPDR
- a CDS encoding DUF1905 domain-containing protein — its product is MELAFAGRVVEWRGPSPYYFVPVPDEESADIREVAAMASYGWGVIPVEARIGEVAFETSLFPKDGRYLLPLKAAVRKRQGISAGDDVAVEISVRL
- a CDS encoding DUF5829 family protein, which codes for MIIVLAVTLAGVVGGGVGIAQAEGNGPSAHDRQLLFYNHSYGVLDRETADAIEHSDYLRDFANFQVRTTTGTGGQTWTGRYLMGRQTYLELFGVGDIAGQDGTLGSAGLGLSTERAGDLVAVTERLKDEGVADPVEFLQTRDFGDGVPVPWFDAILTTTEYDAFGAWAMEYRPEYFADPRGKTEPASFPGDVGRERYLSDDYRTHLMRDVTSVRLAVTEGDLADNVPLLRAGGFAVRTLGDGGVVATRGGTTIRFDAVPRDQARLQRVEFSLNRPVKDRHVEQIGHSNLIVGPGSRAVWTFADNGTE